Below is a window of Caldalkalibacillus uzonensis DNA.
CAAGCTTTTAGCCGGATTGGAAGAGGACAACAACCCTTATCAATGGGTATTGCGCGGCTGTATTCGGGGCATCGATTCCTTGCTCAAAAAAACGAAAGCCTCTTAAAGAGTTTCTTAATAAAACTTTGAAATGGAGGAAGTTTCATGAGTTTGCTGGATCAATTTCTGTGGCTGATTTTCCCATATATCATGTTAACCCTGTTTGTGGCGGGTCATATCTACCGTTATAACACTGATCAGTTTGGCTGGTCAGCCAAGTCCAGCCAGTTTTTGGAAAGCAGGCAACTGCGCTGGGGCAGCATTTTGTTTCACTGGGGCATTGTGTTCGTGTTCTTGGGACATGTGGCGGGTCTCCTGGTCCCTAAAGGTTTTTATGAGTCCATTGGTATAACTGAAGGGATGTACCATTTTGCAGCTGTATGGCTTGGGGGAGCTGCCGGCGTGGCCACCCTAATCGGCATCATTATGCTGTTGATGCGGCGGATCACGGTTCGCCGCCTGGTGGTTAACAGCGGGATAAGTGACTATGTAGTGCTCATTTTGTTGACTTTTGCCATTGGGACTGGTTTTACGAATACGGTGGGGTATACAGCAACGGGAGGCACCTTTGATTATCGTGAAACAATTGGTCCCTGGATCCGGGGCATTTTAACCTTCAGACCCGCTGTTGAGCTGGTCGCCGGAGCACCGTTAGGTTTTAAGATTCACATTTTGGCCTCTTTTTTGCTATTTGGTATTTGGCCCTTTACACGGCTCGTTCATGTCTGGAGCATACCGCTGGAGTATTTAAACAGACATTATGTGGTGTACAGAAAAATGCGTGCCAAAAAAATATAAATTTCCAGCATGGATCAAGAGTCATCACAACATATAGGCTGCTCTGTTTGAAGCCAAGCACCGCCTTATTAACCTGTGAGCGTTAATAAGGCGGTTTTTAATTGGATAAGCAACATGACAAATAACACAGTAAATGTGATGTCGATTTTGTGAACAGTAAAATTAGTGATTCCAGTCACGGTGATTATCATTCCCAGTGAGTTACCTTAAAAATGAAATTAACAAAGGAGTGATACACATCATGGGTCATAAACCTCACCGCACTAGAAATAGTTTTTTAAAGTCCATACTCGTTTTTACCCTTATTTTCAGTTTTTCTGTTTTGCTGTTAGGCGGATACTGGATTTTTGAGTCGGCAGCACCGCGCCCGGCCCAGGTGGTTGCTCCGGACGGGGAAGTGTTGATGACGAAGGAGTCGATTCAAGGTGGTCAGGCCGTATTTCAGAAGTATGCCTTGATGCTTTACGGCAGTGTTTTGGGATATGGCTCATACCTAGGACCGGATTATACAGCTGAGGCATTGAAAATATATACGGAGGGCATGCAGGAATATAAGGCAAAAGAACGCTTTGGAAAGACTATGGAAGCTTTGTCGCCCGACGAACAAGTCATTGTAAAAAATGAAGTCATTAAAGAAACCAAAGAGAACCGCTACATTCCGGA
It encodes the following:
- the narI gene encoding respiratory nitrate reductase subunit gamma — encoded protein: MSLLDQFLWLIFPYIMLTLFVAGHIYRYNTDQFGWSAKSSQFLESRQLRWGSILFHWGIVFVFLGHVAGLLVPKGFYESIGITEGMYHFAAVWLGGAAGVATLIGIIMLLMRRITVRRLVVNSGISDYVVLILLTFAIGTGFTNTVGYTATGGTFDYRETIGPWIRGILTFRPAVELVAGAPLGFKIHILASFLLFGIWPFTRLVHVWSIPLEYLNRHYVVYRKMRAKKI